A genomic stretch from Candidatus Methanomassiliicoccus intestinalis Issoire-Mx1 includes:
- a CDS encoding ABC transporter ATP-binding protein produces the protein MTSEYPIELINLRKEYGAFVAVDDLSLKIKKNSFTGLLGPNGAGKSTSLKILTNLITPTSGTVELNGINVNKNPWEALLTVGTVVETPEFYLYLTPKETFRYLGQLLGMSSESIKYETDTILEKVKMTQWADKKLGTFSKGMRQRIALGQALLNNPDIIILDEPTSGLDPRGMAEMREILKTLRSGSKELTVLMSSHMLHEVSDLCDHVAMVDHGKLLVHDEIDKILGDSESRTVIVKTVEKADNSIIEKISELSNVVNARLYDNGIEIRFKGGKAEQMDLFNALADLHITVYSMSEDSNALENKYLSLIKDSR, from the coding sequence ATGACTTCTGAATATCCAATCGAACTGATAAACTTGAGAAAAGAATATGGTGCTTTTGTTGCTGTAGACGATCTCAGTCTGAAAATTAAAAAAAATAGTTTTACCGGACTACTGGGACCGAACGGAGCAGGTAAAAGCACTTCATTAAAAATCTTAACGAATCTTATTACTCCTACTTCTGGTACAGTTGAGTTGAATGGGATCAATGTTAACAAAAATCCCTGGGAGGCGTTACTTACTGTAGGGACCGTGGTCGAGACACCAGAATTTTATCTGTACCTTACACCGAAAGAGACCTTCAGATATCTAGGACAACTGCTGGGTATGAGTTCTGAGTCCATTAAGTACGAAACCGATACAATCTTGGAAAAAGTTAAAATGACTCAGTGGGCTGATAAAAAACTGGGAACATTTTCCAAGGGAATGAGACAAAGAATTGCTCTTGGCCAAGCATTGTTAAACAACCCAGACATAATCATCTTGGATGAACCCACTTCTGGATTAGATCCAAGGGGTATGGCTGAGATGAGAGAAATACTCAAGACTCTCAGAAGCGGCAGCAAAGAGCTTACCGTTTTGATGAGTTCACACATGCTGCACGAGGTTAGTGACTTATGTGACCACGTGGCAATGGTAGATCACGGGAAACTTCTTGTCCATGATGAAATAGATAAAATTCTTGGTGACTCAGAATCCAGAACTGTAATTGTAAAGACTGTAGAAAAAGCAGATAATTCCATAATTGAGAAAATCAGCGAGCTCTCCAATGTTGTAAACGCTAGGCTGTATGATAATGGAATTGAAATACGATTCAAAGGTGGCAAAGCTGAACAAATGGATCTTTTCAACGCTCTTGCAGACCTGCATATTACAGTCTACAGCATGTCTGAAGATTCAAATGCGTTAGAGAACAAATATCTCAGCTTAATTAAGGACTCGCGGTGA
- a CDS encoding DUF368 domain-containing protein gives MIINFVRGFCMAIADSVPGVSGGTIAFLLGFYDKFIGAFNNILSGNKEQRINAAKFLLKLGAGWIIGFIVCVLILSSIFQSNIYQISSLFLGLIIFAIPVIIMAEKECLKGKYANLIFTIIGIVIVCLITYYNPVSGEGSSINLTQPSIELALYVFVAAIITISAMVLPGISGSTLLLAMGLYLPLLNAVKEVIHLDSSYLLMLCIFALGLIVGIFSVIKIVKHCLDAYRSQTIYLILGLMIGSIYSIIMGATTLEVPQPAMSLSTFHILFFILGGLVLVALEFMKKKMTDDRFV, from the coding sequence ATGATTATCAATTTTGTCAGGGGATTCTGCATGGCAATCGCAGACAGCGTGCCGGGAGTTTCTGGAGGAACCATAGCATTTCTGCTCGGTTTCTATGACAAATTTATAGGTGCATTCAATAATATTCTCTCTGGAAATAAAGAACAGCGCATTAATGCTGCTAAATTCCTGCTGAAACTCGGAGCAGGATGGATAATAGGCTTCATAGTCTGTGTTCTGATTTTGTCTAGTATTTTTCAGTCGAATATCTATCAGATCAGTTCTTTGTTTTTAGGACTAATTATCTTTGCGATCCCCGTCATAATCATGGCTGAAAAAGAATGTCTTAAGGGAAAATATGCGAATCTCATCTTCACAATTATCGGGATAGTCATCGTATGCCTGATTACATACTATAATCCAGTATCTGGTGAAGGCAGTAGCATAAATCTCACACAGCCTTCAATTGAATTGGCATTGTATGTTTTCGTTGCTGCAATTATAACAATATCTGCAATGGTGCTGCCAGGAATATCCGGATCCACGCTTCTTCTGGCAATGGGGCTCTATCTGCCTCTGCTGAATGCTGTAAAAGAAGTGATCCATTTAGATTCTTCATATCTTCTCATGCTGTGTATATTTGCCTTAGGTCTGATAGTTGGTATATTCTCAGTAATCAAAATTGTGAAGCACTGTCTGGATGCTTATCGTTCTCAGACCATCTATCTGATTTTAGGTTTGATGATCGGTTCTATTTATTCAATCATCATGGGAGCTACAACACTGGAAGTTCCGCAGCCAGCTATGTCTCTCAGTACATTCCACATACTATTCTTCATACTTGGAGGGCTGGTATTGGTAGCCTTAGAATTCATGAAGAAAAAGATGACCGATGATCGATTCGTCTAA
- a CDS encoding cysteine hydrolase family protein → MQNILIVVDMQNDFIDGPLGSKEAAAIVPNVVKKIEEFEGRVIFTRDTHYENYLETQEGKNLPIVHCIKGTEGWMLHPQIERLRKDEPIDKSAFGSIELGQILKSLDEENKVNRVVLIGVCTDICVISNAMIIKSFLPDTEVAVDASCCAGSNKENNIIALRAMELCQIKIEHKS, encoded by the coding sequence ATGCAGAACATTTTGATTGTTGTAGATATGCAGAATGATTTTATTGACGGTCCTCTCGGCAGTAAAGAAGCTGCAGCCATTGTCCCCAATGTAGTAAAGAAGATTGAAGAGTTTGAAGGCCGAGTCATATTTACAAGAGATACTCACTATGAAAACTATCTTGAGACGCAGGAAGGAAAAAATCTTCCAATCGTGCATTGCATAAAAGGAACAGAAGGGTGGATGTTGCACCCGCAGATTGAGAGGCTGAGAAAAGACGAACCTATTGACAAATCTGCCTTTGGATCAATCGAGCTTGGACAGATCCTCAAATCACTTGATGAAGAGAATAAAGTTAACAGGGTTGTTCTAATCGGTGTCTGCACAGATATTTGTGTAATTTCAAATGCGATGATTATAAAATCATTTCTCCCTGACACAGAAGTAGCTGTGGATGCTTCCTGCTGTGCAGGCTCGAACAAAGAGAATAATATAATCGCCCTCAGAGCTATGGAACTATGCCAGATTAAAATTGAGCATAAATCTTGA
- a CDS encoding DUF2975 domain-containing protein, whose protein sequence is MNENFNLKRLQTICRYGSYCIIIIMALLLLLAVVVAILLFSPESWQEIIDSGIPEPEIIPIMIILITTSIIMLLVLAIVYKLMKAISKERTPFTIKNVKYIKSISILILIAGLAVPVLENLVMKIAYPEAESSISINFFMVLAAIAMYCLSLVFQYGVYLQNESDQTL, encoded by the coding sequence ATGAACGAAAATTTCAATCTCAAGAGACTTCAAACTATCTGCAGATACGGTTCATATTGCATCATTATAATCATGGCGTTATTATTGCTATTGGCAGTCGTAGTAGCGATTCTGCTTTTTTCCCCTGAATCCTGGCAAGAGATCATTGATTCAGGTATTCCTGAGCCAGAAATTATTCCAATAATGATCATACTGATTACAACATCAATAATCATGCTGTTGGTTCTAGCAATTGTATATAAGCTAATGAAAGCCATAAGCAAAGAAAGAACTCCGTTTACGATTAAAAATGTGAAGTATATAAAAAGCATATCAATACTCATTTTAATAGCGGGTCTGGCAGTCCCTGTTTTAGAAAACCTTGTGATGAAGATAGCTTATCCTGAAGCCGAGTCCAGCATCAGCATAAATTTTTTCATGGTGCTTGCGGCCATAGCGATGTACTGTTTATCTCTCGTGTTCCAGTACGGTGTGTATCTCCAGAACGAATCAGATCAAACTCTGTGA
- a CDS encoding site-2 protease family protein — protein sequence MSEKMYRPAPMNIPPDYGKIKFSKEEMRHILFSVVVLTIAFTLAFSGIILGERHIIGISTAEYLGFYLLVSFVAVLSGFLLHELAHKFVAQKNGAWAEFRSFPMGLAVALFFSVLGVLFAAPGAVYIQGMISKKQNGHISIAGPVTNLVLGTGFILIARVFGVNDLVGYGLYLVGSINLLLAVFNLLPVPPLDGYKVLRWNLPAYIVVMAAAIVMAAGVYTGWWF from the coding sequence ATGAGTGAAAAGATGTACAGACCGGCACCGATGAATATTCCACCGGATTATGGTAAAATCAAATTCAGCAAGGAGGAAATGAGGCATATCTTGTTTTCCGTTGTAGTGCTGACTATTGCTTTTACGCTAGCATTTTCAGGAATAATATTAGGAGAACGGCATATAATCGGAATCAGTACTGCAGAGTACCTAGGATTCTACCTGCTCGTCTCGTTTGTTGCAGTATTGAGCGGATTCCTCTTACATGAGCTGGCACATAAATTTGTGGCACAGAAAAACGGAGCCTGGGCAGAGTTCAGGTCATTTCCAATGGGCCTGGCTGTAGCACTCTTTTTCTCAGTATTGGGAGTTCTGTTTGCAGCTCCGGGTGCTGTGTATATCCAGGGAATGATCAGTAAGAAACAGAACGGACACATCAGCATCGCCGGCCCGGTGACAAACTTAGTCTTAGGTACAGGCTTCATTCTGATTGCCCGGGTGTTCGGCGTAAATGACCTGGTCGGCTACGGTTTATACCTGGTAGGCTCCATCAATCTGCTGCTTGCAGTCTTCAACTTACTGCCGGTACCGCCGCTCGACGGTTACAAGGTATTAAGATGGAACCTCCCGGCATATATTGTAGTAATGGCAGCCGCCATTGTCATGGCAGCTGGTGTTTACACCGGATGGTGGTTTTAA
- a CDS encoding FAD-binding oxidoreductase, with product MDQTVVSEIQTIVGEGNFSTNIADLYTYGFDASIHHVTPSVVVRPSSTEEVSAILKMANKYKVPVVPRGAGTGLCGGAVPLKGGIVMDLTRMNKIKEVRVPDLYCVCEAGVVYDNLQKALAPYKFTFPPTPGSAEACTIGGMVATNASGMRAVKYGGTRDYVLGLEVVLPSGEIIRVGTRTLKDASGYQLEKFFVGSEGTLGVITEVTLKVVPKPKKMAMVLAGFDSLQKAGQCVSNLIAKPLLPSAMELMDSTCIRAVNKAINAGLPDVPALCMIEVDGDPDVVAKELVEVAQVANDLGAVGLDQSDDPKQMAQWTNSRKSVMSALSRYGQGLVSVSLADDMAVPISKIPDAVMAFAEIAERNHVIVGTYGHAADGNLHTKMLLNPESKEAWKNGENAVREIFDTCVKLGGTVTGEHGVGISKAPYFQKERASALGVMKTIKRALDPNNIMNPGKQQEWEEGCIIKHLRYPCEDL from the coding sequence ATGGATCAAACTGTAGTTTCTGAAATTCAAACAATCGTAGGAGAAGGTAATTTCTCTACAAATATCGCAGATTTGTACACCTACGGCTTTGACGCTTCTATTCATCACGTGACACCATCTGTTGTGGTGCGTCCATCCTCGACAGAAGAAGTATCAGCCATACTAAAAATGGCCAACAAGTATAAGGTACCAGTAGTCCCCCGTGGAGCTGGAACCGGTTTGTGTGGCGGAGCCGTGCCCCTGAAAGGCGGCATTGTCATGGACCTTACCCGCATGAATAAGATCAAAGAAGTCAGAGTTCCTGATCTATACTGCGTATGTGAGGCCGGCGTAGTTTATGACAATCTCCAGAAAGCACTGGCACCTTACAAGTTTACATTCCCGCCGACTCCGGGAAGCGCTGAAGCCTGTACAATCGGAGGAATGGTTGCTACAAATGCTTCTGGAATGCGTGCTGTAAAATACGGCGGAACTCGCGATTATGTGTTGGGACTCGAAGTGGTACTTCCAAGCGGAGAGATTATCCGGGTAGGAACAAGGACTCTGAAGGATGCTTCAGGATATCAGCTGGAAAAATTCTTTGTTGGAAGTGAAGGAACTCTGGGAGTGATCACTGAGGTAACCTTGAAAGTAGTACCCAAGCCAAAGAAAATGGCAATGGTGCTTGCCGGTTTTGATTCTTTACAGAAAGCCGGACAGTGTGTATCAAATCTTATCGCTAAACCTCTCCTGCCTTCTGCAATGGAGTTGATGGATTCCACATGTATCCGTGCAGTCAACAAAGCGATCAATGCTGGACTGCCAGATGTTCCAGCCCTCTGTATGATTGAAGTAGACGGAGATCCAGATGTTGTAGCAAAAGAGCTCGTGGAAGTTGCCCAGGTGGCAAATGATCTGGGTGCAGTAGGACTTGATCAGTCTGATGACCCAAAGCAGATGGCTCAGTGGACAAACTCAAGAAAGAGTGTAATGTCTGCCCTTTCCAGATACGGCCAGGGATTGGTATCAGTTTCACTGGCAGATGATATGGCTGTGCCTATCTCTAAAATTCCAGACGCTGTTATGGCATTTGCAGAGATCGCAGAGCGCAATCATGTGATCGTAGGAACATACGGTCATGCTGCAGACGGAAACCTCCACACAAAGATGCTTTTGAATCCAGAGTCAAAAGAGGCCTGGAAGAATGGAGAGAATGCCGTGCGTGAAATCTTTGATACCTGTGTAAAATTAGGCGGAACCGTAACAGGAGAACACGGCGTCGGTATCTCTAAAGCTCCTTACTTCCAAAAAGAAAGGGCTTCTGCCTTGGGAGTCATGAAGACAATAAAAAGGGCATTGGATCCCAACAACATCATGAATCCTGGAAAACAGCAGGAATGGGAAGAAGGATGCATTATCAAGCACCTTCGTTACCCATGTGAAGATCTTTAA
- a CDS encoding ACT domain-containing protein → MRFEEINKDTQIRASVRHKSYAISKVKEFPKQDDKIFAVITDGMEISVVAESDLDLDWVSQEKQLKIISFDTKLPFDLIGFLAYITKLLADQDISIFALSAFSTDHIFMKEEYLERAVEVLKANGVIIDVE, encoded by the coding sequence ATGCGTTTTGAGGAAATTAATAAGGACACACAGATCCGGGCATCCGTTCGTCATAAAAGTTATGCAATTTCTAAAGTAAAAGAGTTTCCTAAACAGGATGACAAGATCTTTGCCGTGATTACAGATGGAATGGAGATAAGTGTTGTAGCAGAGTCAGATCTTGACCTGGACTGGGTTTCGCAGGAAAAACAGCTTAAGATCATATCCTTTGACACAAAACTTCCTTTTGATCTGATCGGTTTCCTGGCGTATATCACTAAACTTCTTGCCGATCAAGACATCAGCATATTCGCGCTGTCTGCTTTCTCAACAGATCACATCTTCATGAAAGAAGAATACTTAGAGCGTGCTGTTGAAGTTTTAAAGGCAAACGGTGTAATTATTGATGTTGAATAA
- a CDS encoding MaoC family dehydratase — translation MFLEDCKIGQKYEVPSILITKEDIIDFAKRYDNIPLHTDEEYAQTTRFKKIIASGMMSLLVIWGKFQEQDILGDCLIAGKCFSTEWFVPVFAGDILRGEVEIIETYPRNRYNGILKTKMTVYNHKNEIVLINFTEAVVKRKNTGDTCPDSTK, via the coding sequence ATGTTCTTAGAAGATTGCAAGATTGGGCAGAAATATGAAGTTCCCAGCATATTAATTACAAAAGAGGATATTATTGATTTTGCTAAAAGGTATGACAATATTCCACTTCATACAGATGAGGAATATGCTCAAACCACTAGATTCAAGAAGATAATTGCATCTGGAATGATGAGCCTATTAGTCATCTGGGGAAAATTTCAGGAGCAGGATATCCTCGGAGATTGTCTTATCGCCGGAAAATGTTTCAGCACCGAATGGTTTGTACCAGTCTTTGCAGGGGACATTCTCAGAGGAGAAGTGGAAATTATAGAAACATACCCCCGGAATAGATATAACGGCATTTTAAAAACTAAAATGACTGTTTATAATCATAAAAATGAGATTGTATTGATAAATTTCACAGAAGCTGTGGTAAAGAGAAAAAATACAGGTGATACATGTCCAGATTCTACAAAATAA
- a CDS encoding MATE family efflux transporter, translated as MTANGHVRNLTEGRPLKLILIFALPMIIGGVVQQLYSVVDTLIVGNTLGSHALAAVGATGSTIFFMISFMLGLTNAFSIVTAHHFGADNHAMVKKTVVNAIFLSAICAVILSLVGIYGARPLMELLQTPPDIINESVIYIQICIGFSVAQLAYDVAAAILRAIGDSKTPLYFLMISAVSNIILDLVFILGMDMGVAGAAIATVISQAISAVLCIAYIIKKYPIFHISRHEFRPDFRQLKLVTKMGITMGLQSCFIAVGEMAATGVINGFGTTVVAAYTTGVRVEEFATLAFINLSQAFSIYAGQNIGAHKTERIQEGFKKIAMLVIFLSFVSTALIFIFGDDVARWFISDADSQIESVVSIAYQYLCTSACFYSFLGMILLYNNTLRGMGELGIPLMSGIIELLSKVGLSIILASIFGYSGIWYAAPIGWMLGMLPSMIRYHQGNWKKRPDKIADAYPE; from the coding sequence ATGACTGCGAACGGACATGTAAGGAATCTAACAGAAGGGCGTCCGCTCAAATTAATTTTGATATTTGCACTTCCGATGATAATCGGAGGAGTTGTTCAACAGCTGTACAGTGTTGTTGATACCCTCATTGTAGGAAACACGCTTGGATCTCACGCTCTAGCTGCTGTGGGAGCAACGGGCTCTACGATCTTTTTCATGATTTCATTCATGTTAGGGTTGACAAATGCATTCTCTATTGTGACTGCTCATCATTTTGGGGCAGACAATCATGCAATGGTCAAAAAAACCGTGGTGAATGCCATATTCCTGTCCGCAATATGCGCTGTTATCCTCTCACTAGTTGGAATATATGGTGCAAGACCGCTGATGGAACTGCTTCAGACACCACCTGATATCATAAATGAATCTGTAATATACATTCAGATCTGCATTGGATTCAGCGTTGCACAGCTAGCATATGACGTTGCAGCGGCAATACTGCGTGCAATAGGGGACAGCAAGACTCCCTTGTATTTTCTGATGATATCTGCGGTTTCCAATATCATCCTGGACTTGGTGTTCATACTGGGAATGGACATGGGCGTTGCTGGTGCAGCGATAGCGACTGTGATCTCCCAGGCAATTTCTGCAGTTTTATGCATTGCATATATCATAAAAAAGTATCCCATATTTCACATATCCCGGCACGAATTCAGACCAGACTTCAGACAGCTTAAGCTTGTAACCAAAATGGGAATCACCATGGGTTTGCAGAGCTGTTTCATAGCGGTAGGAGAAATGGCAGCTACAGGAGTGATTAATGGTTTCGGCACAACTGTGGTTGCAGCATATACAACGGGAGTGAGAGTGGAAGAATTTGCCACATTAGCATTCATAAATCTGTCTCAGGCATTCTCAATATATGCTGGACAAAACATAGGAGCTCACAAGACGGAACGCATACAAGAAGGATTTAAGAAAATAGCCATGCTGGTAATATTCCTGAGCTTCGTATCAACGGCATTAATCTTCATTTTCGGAGATGATGTCGCACGCTGGTTCATATCGGATGCAGATTCACAAATTGAGAGTGTAGTCAGCATAGCATATCAGTATCTATGTACCTCAGCCTGCTTCTACTCATTCTTAGGAATGATCCTGCTGTACAATAATACCTTGAGGGGCATGGGAGAACTTGGAATCCCATTGATGTCCGGGATAATAGAACTTCTATCAAAAGTAGGTCTTTCAATAATCCTGGCAAGCATCTTTGGTTACTCTGGCATCTGGTATGCAGCCCCGATCGGATGGATGCTGGGAATGCTGCCATCAATGATCCGATATCATCAGGGCAACTGGAAAAAACGACCTGATAAGATTGCAGACGCATATCCAGAATGA
- a CDS encoding DUF1266 domain-containing protein, which produces MPDIEELMKRAEAARDAASQQLKESMEKSQKIAEDIESDAEKAAEQQEVEEQSSANIDAANQQRQVEILGQLFSPETMAQMAANQELIQAEVARQVSNYAALGVEGMMDQLFGEDMGIISAALETLAMEEEDDEDEMQELDQAREEELYQVLENKLAWLDTLPESEPIHYTKEDPRWGRFGILLSGIISTVNDHELSGMDVEEHIPVLEQKIVSLVRRSWGINGRSELLDTIHYLSQEGYILRYQAYCEAETPEELAEEGMDEEELASISRGWRFVQHFKDRYGPNFLIGWDVGRAAMLARWGYYLGWITEGEAVGILWELSQKAAKGLHSWREFAQSYLFGGMMWKLLCGDGASAESYLGYLADAATDLLTGNSDMDEGQWRDCPWPETHKTEFNV; this is translated from the coding sequence ATGCCAGATATTGAAGAGCTCATGAAACGAGCGGAAGCCGCTAGAGATGCGGCCTCTCAGCAGCTCAAAGAGTCCATGGAAAAAAGCCAGAAGATTGCTGAAGATATAGAATCAGACGCCGAAAAAGCAGCTGAACAACAAGAGGTGGAAGAACAGTCATCCGCCAATATTGACGCTGCCAACCAGCAACGCCAGGTGGAGATATTGGGTCAGTTATTCAGCCCAGAAACAATGGCGCAGATGGCAGCCAACCAGGAGCTGATACAAGCAGAGGTGGCCCGTCAGGTATCTAACTACGCTGCATTGGGCGTGGAAGGTATGATGGATCAACTCTTTGGTGAGGACATGGGAATCATCTCTGCAGCCCTGGAAACTCTGGCAATGGAAGAAGAAGACGATGAGGATGAGATGCAGGAGCTCGACCAGGCACGGGAAGAAGAGCTATATCAGGTTCTGGAGAACAAGCTGGCCTGGCTGGACACCTTGCCTGAATCCGAACCAATCCATTATACAAAGGAAGATCCCCGATGGGGCCGCTTCGGTATCCTGCTCTCTGGCATTATCTCTACAGTTAATGACCATGAACTCTCAGGTATGGATGTGGAAGAGCATATTCCAGTCCTAGAACAAAAAATCGTCTCTCTGGTACGCCGATCTTGGGGCATCAACGGACGAAGCGAACTGCTAGACACCATCCATTATCTGAGCCAAGAGGGGTATATTCTGCGATACCAAGCATACTGCGAGGCAGAAACACCCGAGGAACTTGCGGAAGAGGGCATGGATGAAGAAGAGCTTGCATCGATCTCCCGTGGTTGGCGTTTCGTCCAGCATTTCAAAGACCGTTACGGCCCAAACTTCCTCATTGGCTGGGATGTGGGAAGAGCGGCTATGCTGGCCCGCTGGGGCTACTATCTGGGATGGATCACCGAAGGTGAGGCTGTGGGTATCCTATGGGAACTGTCCCAAAAAGCAGCTAAAGGACTTCATAGCTGGAGGGAGTTTGCCCAGTCATACTTATTCGGCGGCATGATGTGGAAGCTGTTGTGCGGAGATGGTGCATCGGCGGAAAGCTACCTTGGCTACCTGGCAGACGCTGCAACTGATCTTCTGACAGGAAACTCAGATATGGATGAAGGACAATGGCGGGATTGCCCATGGCCAGAAACTCATAAAACCGAGTTTAATGTCTGA
- a CDS encoding ABC transporter permease produces the protein MSETQNANNYIRMRGGVSTYLKQSYVVMKNEIVKFTRGKKMLLFTALIFLVLILLTAVPYLLGDGLTDNATELAASYSSFVALIILLFATLFASTSLVSEFEERTALILFTRPVKKSSILLGKLAASMVIGIAFLAFYYAFTSVVSLAVAGSVDSTMLTSFGLAVLYLFCMVGIALLISSVMKKGSTATIITFVMSLLIFSIVSTLLGAYDVENWWLPDVASGAIYDVFGFTFAGIPAATVDLARTSGVFVAWGLVTTLIAYFLFKKRSF, from the coding sequence ATGTCAGAAACTCAAAATGCTAATAATTACATTAGAATGCGCGGTGGCGTATCCACATATCTAAAACAGTCATATGTGGTAATGAAAAATGAGATAGTTAAGTTCACCAGAGGAAAAAAGATGCTGCTATTCACAGCGCTTATCTTTTTGGTGCTTATCTTGCTTACTGCAGTACCATACTTATTAGGTGACGGACTCACCGATAATGCTACTGAGCTCGCTGCTAGCTATTCATCATTTGTTGCTCTGATTATACTGCTGTTCGCCACTCTCTTTGCATCAACGTCACTAGTATCTGAATTTGAAGAAAGAACCGCATTGATCCTATTCACAAGGCCAGTAAAGAAATCATCTATTCTGCTTGGGAAATTAGCTGCATCAATGGTGATTGGAATCGCATTCCTTGCATTCTATTATGCATTCACGTCTGTAGTGTCTTTAGCAGTCGCTGGGTCTGTAGATTCGACCATGCTTACTTCATTCGGACTCGCAGTTCTCTACCTGTTTTGCATGGTTGGAATAGCTTTACTGATCAGCTCTGTGATGAAAAAGGGAAGCACGGCAACAATCATAACATTCGTCATGTCACTGCTGATTTTTTCAATAGTATCAACTCTGCTTGGTGCATATGATGTTGAGAACTGGTGGTTACCCGATGTAGCATCCGGTGCAATATACGATGTGTTTGGATTCACCTTTGCAGGAATTCCTGCTGCTACTGTGGATTTAGCTAGGACATCCGGTGTATTTGTTGCATGGGGGCTGGTTACTACTTTAATAGCTTACTTCCTGTTCAAAAAGAGAAGTTTCTAA